One genomic window of Cuculus canorus isolate bCucCan1 chromosome 11, bCucCan1.pri, whole genome shotgun sequence includes the following:
- the ABHD6 gene encoding monoacylglycerol lipase ABHD6 has translation MDLDVLNMFVIAGGTLAIPILAFVASFLLWPSALIRIYYWYWRRALGMQVRYANYDDYQFCYSYRGRPGYRPSILMLHGFSAHKDMWLSIVKFLPKNLHLVCVDMPGHEGTTRSDLDDYSISGQAKRIHQFVECIKLNRRPFHLVGTSMGGNVAGVYAAQYPEDICSLTLICPAGLPSTTDSKFIKQLRELQESERIDRIPLIPSTPEEMADMLKLCSYVRFKVPQQILQGLVDVRIPHNDFYRKLFLEIVDEKSRHSLHENMSKIKAPTQVIWGKQDQVLDVSGASVLASAIPDCHVYILENCGHSVVVERPRKTANLILEFLALLYSMDNNKKQA, from the exons ATGGACCTGGATGTGCTGAATATGTTTGTCATTGCCGGTGGCACCCTGGCAATCCCCATCCTTGCCTTCGtggcttccttcctcctctggcCCTCAGCGCTCATCCGCATCTACTACTG GTACTGGCGACGAGCCTTGGGTATGCAAGTTAGATATGCAAACTACGATGACTATCAGTTTTGTTATTCCTATAGAGGGAGACCTGGGTACCGACCATCCATCCTGATGTTACATGGGTTCTCAGCCCACAAAGACATGTGGTTGTCCATAGTCAAG TTCCTGCCGAAGAACCTGCACTTGGTGTGCGTTGACATGCCCGGGCACGAGGGCACGACCCGCTCGGACTTGGATGATTACTCTATAAGTGGGCAAGCTAAGAGAATACACCAG TTCGTGGAGTGCATCAAGCTGAACAGAAGGCCCTTTCATCTGGTTGGCACTTCCATGGGGGGAAATGTTGCCGGCGTCTATGCTGCTCAGTACCCAGAAGACATTTGCAGCCTGACCCTCATCTGTCCTGCAG GTCTGCCAAGTACCACTGACAGCAAGTTCATTAAGCAGCTCCGGGAGCTACAAGAGTCCGAACGCATTGACAGGATCCCTTTAATTCCCTCAACACCTGAGGAGATGGCAGATATGCTGAAGCTTTGCTCCTACGTTCGCTTCAAGGTGCCACAGCAG aTTCTCCAAGGCCTCGTTGACGTTCGCATCCCACATAATGATTTTTACCGGAAAT TGTTTTTAGAAATTGTGGATGAAAAGTCCAGGCATTCTCTCCATGAGAACATGAGCAAGATCAAAGCACCGACGCAGGTCATCTGGGGAAAGCAGGACCAG GTCTTGGATGTTTCTGGTGCCAGTGTTTTAGCGAGCGCTATCCCGGACTGCCACGTATACATCCTGGAGAACTGCGGACACTCAGTGGTGGTGGAGCGGCCCCGCAAGACTGCCAACCTCATCCTGGAGTTCCTGGCGCTGCTGTACAGCATGGACAACAACAAGAAGCAAGCATGA